From a region of the Campylobacter showae genome:
- a CDS encoding M48 family metallopeptidase translates to MAVKTPRVKTVYVKCGEFGITLNFKKGVKTTRLKVAKSGEISVSLPFYAAQKYALEFVQKHYDWLKSAHEKTLANLPREDEFRLLGEVYRIKFEPNLKGVNLIRFASDSGVFDGLNLSSDGLDPHLYGAKFEGKFDASQLNQYLDEAKFKISDERKFDGEIYAPSLAALENYKKDFARRVYGHFIAKFAPAVNRKINRVVVRKMTTRWGSCNSRKGYINLSLNLIEKAPELVEYVVLHELTHLIYPHHQKSFYGFIAGLMPDFKTREQRLNKK, encoded by the coding sequence TTAAAAAGGGTGTGAAAACAACTCGCCTAAAGGTCGCCAAATCAGGCGAAATCTCGGTCTCGCTGCCCTTTTACGCCGCGCAAAAATATGCGCTAGAGTTCGTGCAAAAACACTACGACTGGCTAAAATCTGCTCACGAGAAAACGCTAGCAAATTTACCGCGCGAGGACGAGTTTAGGCTGCTGGGCGAGGTTTACCGCATCAAATTTGAGCCGAATTTAAAGGGCGTAAATTTGATACGATTTGCAAGCGATTCAGGAGTTTTTGACGGTTTAAATTTGAGCTCGGACGGGCTAGACCCGCACCTTTACGGCGCCAAATTTGAGGGCAAATTTGACGCTAGCCAGCTTAACCAGTACCTTGACGAAGCCAAATTTAAAATATCGGACGAGCGTAAATTTGACGGCGAAATTTACGCTCCGAGTTTAGCTGCGCTAGAAAACTACAAAAAAGACTTTGCAAGGCGTGTTTACGGGCATTTTATAGCTAAATTCGCTCCAGCCGTAAACCGCAAGATAAACCGCGTCGTCGTGCGCAAAATGACCACGCGCTGGGGCAGCTGCAACTCGCGCAAAGGCTATATAAATTTAAGTCTAAATTTGATCGAAAAAGCCCCCGAACTAGTCGAATACGTCGTGCTTCACGAGCTTACCCACCTCATCTACCCCCACCACCAAAAAAGCTTTTATGGCTTTATCGCAGGACTGATGCCTGATTTCAAAACGCGAGAACAACGGCTAAACAAAAAATAA
- a CDS encoding tetratricopeptide repeat protein, protein MKKLLMLIAAVFALGGDFEDGVKAYESSKFVTAREKFAAACDANNGLACAKLGALYQLGKDILPDTKKALELYEKGCELGSKEACSGAGGIYVSSDKEKARALLNKGCELGDGFSCATAGSYLLEEKKFKEAYALFEKACKIGDSLGCQFASDLKRSKRL, encoded by the coding sequence ATGAAAAAACTTCTAATGCTAATTGCCGCGGTTTTTGCTCTGGGCGGCGATTTTGAGGACGGCGTAAAGGCCTACGAGAGCTCTAAATTCGTAACGGCTCGCGAGAAATTTGCAGCCGCCTGCGACGCTAACAACGGCCTAGCCTGCGCAAAACTAGGCGCGCTTTATCAGCTGGGCAAAGATATCCTGCCTGACACAAAAAAAGCGCTTGAGCTATACGAAAAAGGCTGCGAACTAGGCTCTAAAGAGGCCTGCTCGGGTGCTGGCGGCATATACGTGTCTAGCGATAAAGAAAAGGCGCGCGCGCTGCTAAATAAAGGCTGCGAGCTTGGCGATGGCTTTTCATGCGCGACCGCGGGATCGTATCTGCTAGAGGAGAAAAAATTTAAAGAGGCTTACGCTCTTTTTGAAAAAGCGTGCAAGATAGGCGATAGCCTCGGATGCCAATTTGCAAGCGATCTAAAACGCTCAAAAAGACTTTAA
- a CDS encoding TRAP transporter permease, which yields MDKNLNETRTNIESAQEKEEFVEVKTREINSSFYIYFTSIICFAWSVFQLYIAYFPMNTTMSRSAHLAFAICLLFLLYPLKIHKKAHSSLPFYDIALCVLGTLAALYPLIEFYALAQRPGDYTSFDIVVACVAVVVLFEAGRRIIGPALPIIAAIFLAYDYFGQYMPDIIAHQGASLNKLAGHMYLTTEGVFGVPLGVSVSFIYLFVLFGSLLERAGAGQYFINLAFALLGKFRGGPAKASVIASGLTGMVSGSSTANVVTVGTFTIPLMKKAGLTSTKAGAIEVAAGVNGQLMPPIMGAAAFIIAEFLGLSYTNVMIAAVIPAFVCYLSLFFIVHLESCKLGLKGMEQGAGISKLKIFVSGLHYLIPILVLLYTLLIANESPISAAFNAICVLFLIILFQEPVRKIAHGEDIGKEDFIIGFADIFWAMVTAAKSMTTIAIATGLAGIIVGSISLTGVGQVLSEVVENLAGNNIVLILFLTAIMSLILGMGLPTTANYIVVSSLVAPVILFLAHKNGFLIPAIAVHLFVFYFGILADDTPPVGIAAYAAAGIAKANPVTVGVQGFFYDLRTTILPFSFVFNNKLLLIESVNAANPNDAKGIVWITNPLEMALIFGTALVGMFAFSSALQGYFVKRVNVLERALLLCVVPLTLVPNMCAKYIPFIANEYISYAIGVSLYAALFAFQWIQNKAEKRIGVGA from the coding sequence ATGGATAAAAATCTAAATGAAACGCGAACAAACATCGAGTCGGCGCAGGAAAAGGAGGAGTTCGTCGAGGTAAAGACGCGCGAGATAAACTCGAGCTTTTATATTTATTTTACGAGCATTATCTGCTTTGCGTGGTCGGTTTTTCAGCTTTATATCGCGTATTTTCCGATGAACACGACGATGTCGCGCTCGGCGCACCTTGCTTTTGCTATCTGTTTGCTGTTTTTGCTCTATCCGCTTAAAATTCACAAAAAAGCCCACTCCAGCCTGCCGTTTTACGACATCGCGCTTTGCGTTTTGGGTACGCTAGCCGCGCTCTATCCGCTCATAGAGTTTTACGCGCTAGCGCAGCGTCCCGGAGACTACACGAGCTTTGATATCGTCGTAGCCTGCGTCGCCGTGGTCGTGCTGTTTGAGGCGGGCCGCAGGATCATCGGCCCGGCGCTTCCTATCATCGCAGCTATATTTTTGGCGTATGATTATTTCGGTCAATACATGCCGGACATCATCGCGCATCAGGGCGCTAGCCTAAACAAGCTCGCAGGCCACATGTATCTTACGACCGAGGGCGTTTTTGGCGTGCCGCTGGGCGTTAGCGTCAGTTTTATCTACCTTTTCGTCTTGTTCGGTTCGCTGTTAGAGCGCGCGGGTGCTGGGCAGTACTTTATAAATTTAGCCTTTGCGCTGCTTGGTAAATTTCGCGGCGGACCGGCGAAAGCTTCGGTTATCGCATCAGGACTAACCGGCATGGTGAGCGGCAGCTCCACGGCAAACGTCGTAACGGTTGGTACGTTTACGATCCCGCTGATGAAAAAGGCCGGTCTAACTAGCACTAAAGCGGGCGCTATCGAGGTGGCCGCGGGCGTAAACGGTCAGCTGATGCCGCCTATCATGGGCGCGGCGGCCTTTATCATCGCCGAGTTTTTGGGCCTTAGCTATACAAACGTCATGATCGCGGCCGTGATTCCGGCATTCGTGTGCTATTTGTCGCTGTTTTTTATCGTGCACCTTGAGAGCTGTAAGCTCGGGCTAAAAGGCATGGAGCAGGGCGCAGGCATATCTAAGCTTAAAATTTTCGTGAGCGGTCTGCACTACCTTATCCCGATTTTGGTTTTGCTCTACACCTTGCTAATCGCAAACGAATCGCCGATTTCGGCGGCTTTTAACGCTATTTGCGTGCTATTTTTGATCATCCTTTTCCAAGAGCCGGTCAGAAAGATAGCTCACGGCGAGGACATCGGCAAAGAGGACTTTATCATAGGCTTTGCGGATATATTTTGGGCGATGGTGACGGCGGCTAAAAGTATGACTACAATCGCGATAGCTACGGGTCTAGCCGGTATCATCGTGGGCTCGATCTCGCTAACGGGTGTCGGTCAAGTGCTATCTGAAGTCGTGGAAAATTTAGCCGGCAACAACATCGTGCTCATCCTCTTTCTCACGGCGATAATGTCGCTTATACTAGGCATGGGCTTGCCGACGACGGCAAACTACATCGTCGTTAGCTCGCTAGTTGCGCCTGTGATTTTGTTTTTGGCGCACAAAAACGGCTTTCTCATACCGGCCATCGCGGTGCATCTTTTCGTCTTTTACTTCGGTATCCTAGCCGACGATACGCCTCCGGTCGGCATCGCGGCATACGCTGCGGCCGGTATCGCCAAAGCAAACCCGGTAACCGTGGGCGTGCAGGGCTTTTTCTACGACCTGCGCACGACGATTTTGCCGTTTTCGTTTGTGTTTAACAACAAGCTGCTTTTGATAGAGAGCGTAAACGCCGCCAATCCAAACGACGCCAAAGGCATAGTGTGGATAACAAATCCGCTCGAGATGGCGCTGATTTTCGGTACGGCGCTAGTGGGTATGTTTGCCTTTTCTTCGGCGCTTCAAGGGTATTTCGTTAAACGCGTAAACGTGCTCGAGCGTGCGCTGCTTTTATGCGTAGTGCCGCTAACCTTGGTGCCAAATATGTGCGCTAAATACATCCCGTTTATCGCGAACGAATATATTTCTTACGCGATCGGCGTGTCGCTTTACGCGGCATTATTTGCGTTTCAATGGATACAAAATAAAGCGGAAAAGAGAATCGGCGTAGGCGCTTAA
- a CDS encoding TAXI family TRAP transporter solute-binding subunit has protein sequence MKTTSLALAGLLFASALGAKEFVSIGTGAMTGTYYPVGGAICRLVNKDPQMKCSVQSTGGSVYNVNNVLKKELNFGFVQSDVVYDKFNGVGKFEGNGDQNLRAVVSIYPELLAFVVSKSSGIGSINDLEGKAINVGNPGSGNEMTALGVFKAFGFDEKKLKHHGVLTAGECPHALKDKKIDGYFYMVGHPTANITDAANSLPIDIVNIEGEQVDKMIAAMPYFAKGTIPKGTYEGVDHDVNSIGVKAVLVTDKGMSDTAVAAVVKAILDNFDEYKSLHPALASVTKESLVEGLSAPLHPAAEAEFKKAGIIK, from the coding sequence ATGAAAACTACATCTTTGGCATTAGCCGGCTTGCTTTTCGCGTCTGCGCTGGGCGCAAAGGAGTTCGTATCTATCGGTACGGGAGCGATGACGGGCACGTATTATCCGGTGGGCGGAGCGATATGTCGCCTCGTAAATAAAGACCCGCAGATGAAATGCTCGGTGCAATCAACCGGCGGCTCGGTCTATAACGTAAATAACGTGCTAAAAAAAGAGCTAAATTTCGGTTTCGTCCAAAGCGACGTGGTTTATGATAAATTTAACGGCGTGGGTAAATTTGAAGGTAACGGCGATCAAAACCTACGCGCCGTCGTATCGATCTACCCTGAGCTTCTCGCGTTCGTCGTCTCAAAATCAAGCGGTATCGGCTCGATAAACGACCTTGAGGGCAAAGCGATCAACGTCGGCAACCCGGGCAGCGGCAACGAAATGACCGCGCTTGGCGTGTTTAAGGCGTTTGGATTTGACGAGAAAAAGCTAAAACATCACGGCGTACTCACTGCCGGCGAGTGCCCGCACGCTCTAAAAGATAAGAAAATAGACGGTTATTTCTACATGGTCGGCCACCCGACGGCTAACATCACCGACGCGGCAAACTCGCTACCTATCGACATCGTGAACATCGAGGGCGAGCAGGTGGATAAGATGATAGCTGCGATGCCGTATTTCGCCAAAGGCACGATACCAAAAGGCACCTATGAGGGCGTGGATCACGACGTAAACAGCATTGGCGTTAAAGCCGTACTAGTAACCGACAAGGGCATGAGCGACACTGCAGTGGCTGCGGTCGTAAAGGCTATCTTGGATAACTTTGACGAGTATAAGAGCCTGCACCCGGCACTCGCGTCGGTTACCAAAGAGAGCCTAGTAGAGGGGCTTTCTGCGCCTTTGCACCCTGCTGCCGAGGCTGAGTTTAAAAAAGCCGGCATAATAAAATAA
- the cmoA gene encoding carboxy-S-adenosyl-L-methionine synthase CmoA, which produces MKDEIFKEPIKKQFEFDASVASVFDDMIGRSVPYYDASQKLIADFLAQILPQGASAVDLGCSTASTLLALWRKRNDLALKGVDNAPAMLQNARAKIEAYGARIELELADILECEFDARDAVLMNYTLQFIRPPKRQDFVAKIYRALNDGGVFVFSEKLIFEDKTLSKNMIEIYEKYKLEQGYSRYEIAQKREALENVLIPYTEAENRNLALSAGFKNVECIFRWANFATFVAFK; this is translated from the coding sequence GTGAAAGACGAAATCTTTAAAGAGCCGATAAAAAAGCAGTTTGAATTTGACGCGAGCGTTGCGTCGGTGTTTGACGATATGATCGGGCGTTCGGTGCCGTATTACGACGCTTCGCAAAAACTGATCGCCGATTTTTTAGCGCAAATTTTACCGCAAGGCGCAAGCGCGGTAGATCTTGGCTGCTCGACCGCCTCGACGCTGCTAGCTCTTTGGCGCAAGAGAAACGACCTCGCGCTAAAAGGCGTGGATAATGCGCCTGCGATGCTACAAAACGCACGCGCTAAGATAGAGGCGTACGGCGCTAGGATCGAGCTTGAGCTGGCGGATATTTTGGAGTGCGAATTTGACGCCCGCGACGCCGTTTTGATGAACTATACGCTACAGTTTATCCGTCCGCCCAAGCGTCAGGATTTCGTAGCTAAAATTTACCGCGCGCTAAATGACGGCGGCGTGTTTGTTTTTAGCGAGAAGCTCATTTTTGAGGACAAGACGCTGAGCAAAAATATGATCGAAATCTACGAAAAATACAAGCTAGAACAAGGATACTCGCGCTACGAAATCGCTCAAAAACGCGAGGCTCTGGAAAACGTGCTGATCCCCTACACTGAAGCGGAAAATAGAAATTTAGCGCTTAGCGCGGGGTTTAAAAATGTGGAGTGTATATTTAGGTGGGCGAATTTTGCGACGTTTGTTGCTTTTAAATAA
- a CDS encoding bifunctional riboflavin kinase/FAD synthetase — MPNFSTLLTKDNITAVAIGHFDGVHRGHKQLLKQLGEYGGLVVIDKNKANITPKLKRAQYSRYPCFLYDFDSIKGLGGDEFIALLKRDFKNLQKIVVGFDFRFGRNRAWDKHDLRRIFDGEVVVVDEVCFDGMGVHSSAIREYIKQGEIYKANRLLGREYSIEGRVIKGQGIGSRELVPTLNLDIKSYLLPREGVYATRTRIGYKTYGSVTFIGNRVSTDGNFSVETHVINENIEGASDVAVCFIKRLRDNRKFASLEELKRQIYIDIKQAMEFVGVCDLYVVGDGVAQRSEP, encoded by the coding sequence ATGCCGAATTTTTCTACGCTTTTAACAAAAGATAATATCACGGCCGTCGCGATCGGGCACTTTGACGGCGTGCATCGCGGTCACAAGCAGCTTTTAAAGCAGCTGGGCGAGTACGGCGGACTAGTCGTGATCGACAAAAACAAAGCCAACATCACGCCAAAGCTAAAGCGCGCCCAGTACTCTCGCTACCCGTGCTTTTTGTATGATTTTGACAGCATAAAGGGGCTTGGCGGCGATGAGTTTATCGCGCTTTTGAAGCGAGATTTTAAAAATCTGCAAAAAATCGTCGTGGGATTTGATTTTCGTTTCGGGCGAAACAGGGCGTGGGATAAACATGATTTGCGGCGCATTTTTGACGGCGAGGTGGTCGTAGTAGACGAGGTTTGCTTTGACGGCATGGGCGTGCACAGCTCAGCCATACGCGAGTATATCAAACAAGGCGAGATATACAAGGCAAACCGCCTGCTAGGCCGCGAATACTCGATCGAAGGCCGCGTGATAAAGGGTCAGGGCATCGGATCGCGCGAGCTCGTGCCGACGCTAAATTTGGACATCAAAAGCTACCTTTTGCCGCGCGAGGGCGTATATGCGACGAGGACCCGCATCGGATACAAGACCTACGGCTCGGTTACCTTTATCGGCAACCGCGTGAGCACGGACGGCAACTTTAGCGTCGAGACGCACGTAATAAACGAAAATATCGAGGGCGCCAGCGACGTCGCGGTTTGCTTTATCAAACGGCTGCGCGATAACCGCAAATTTGCAAGCCTAGAGGAGCTAAAGCGTCAAATTTACATCGACATCAAGCAGGCGATGGAATTCGTCGGCGTGTGCGATCTATACGTCGTTGGCGATGGTGTGGCGCAAAGGAGCGAGCCGTGA
- a CDS encoding SAM-dependent methyltransferase, with amino-acid sequence MGEFDKFDGLGGLNLDGTASVNLNGAKNGTVAETKNLRDANLANDSEAAREKAPSDEQNLNSNVAKIELVGEIYVGRGALKLKSFLAACPLEVKGKNALDVGSSTGGFVQILLQNGVKSVTALDVGSSQLDKSLRADSRVKVAENTDVREFAAGCQSLAKDGKFNGTEQNLKNQIEPNFNLGKLNFAERDGFLSEPCEPAFSPSNLTQAGARTDESNLTDVDFAAKNQNAKFDSRAAKNLARKFDLITCDVSFISLKEILPSIDALAGENCDIILLFKPQFEVGRSAKRNKKGVVTDAKAVREARAKFELAVANLGWIMRQTLECEVKGKEGNAEFFYAFNKR; translated from the coding sequence GTGGGCGAATTTGATAAATTTGACGGCTTGGGCGGGCTAAATTTAGACGGTACGGCGAGCGTAAATTTAAATGGCGCCAAAAACGGCACAGTAGCGGAAACTAAAAATTTACGTGACGCAAATTTAGCGAACGACTCCGAGGCTGCGCGCGAAAAAGCTCCTAGCGACGAGCAAAATTTAAACTCAAACGTCGCAAAAATCGAGCTCGTCGGCGAAATCTACGTCGGACGCGGCGCGCTAAAGCTAAAAAGCTTTTTAGCGGCTTGTCCGCTAGAAGTCAAAGGCAAAAACGCCCTAGACGTAGGTTCAAGCACGGGCGGTTTCGTGCAAATTTTGCTGCAAAACGGCGTAAAAAGCGTTACGGCGCTAGATGTGGGCAGCTCTCAGCTTGATAAAAGCCTGCGAGCCGATTCGCGCGTGAAGGTTGCTGAAAATACCGACGTACGCGAGTTTGCGGCGGGGTGTCAAAGCTTGGCCAAAGACGGTAAATTTAACGGCACAGAGCAAAATTTAAAAAACCAAATCGAGCCGAATTTTAATCTAGGCAAATTAAATTTTGCCGAGCGGGACGGATTTTTAAGCGAGCCATGCGAACCGGCTTTTTCGCCGTCAAATTTAACGCAGGCTGGAGCTAGGACGGACGAGTCAAATTTGACTGACGTAGATTTCGCAGCAAAAAACCAAAATGCAAAATTTGACTCCCGCGCCGCCAAAAACCTCGCACGCAAATTTGATCTCATCACCTGCGACGTGAGCTTTATCTCGCTTAAAGAAATTTTGCCCTCCATCGACGCTCTAGCAGGCGAAAACTGCGATATTATCCTGCTTTTTAAGCCGCAGTTTGAGGTCGGCAGGAGCGCTAAACGAAATAAAAAAGGAGTCGTGACGGACGCAAAGGCTGTTCGCGAGGCGAGGGCGAAATTTGAGCTTGCGGTGGCAAATTTGGGCTGGATAATGCGCCAAACGCTCGAATGCGAGGTAAAAGGAAAGGAAGGGAATGCCGAATTTTTCTACGCTTTTAACAAAAGATAA
- the ligA gene encoding NAD-dependent DNA ligase LigA, translating to MDKKEYLEAVDTLNAWAKAYYTDDAPIATDEEYDELYHKVLEFERANPGEISMFSPTKRVGGEVSEGFIKARHGARMWSMEDIFSFDELLAWLKRGDKEGLEFALQPKFDGASLNLLYENGALVRAITRGDGITGEDVTSNAKVIKNIPLQIAYNGRIEIRGEVVIAKNDFDEINFARAQRGEPQLSNPRNAAAGSLRQLDSTVTASRRLRFKPWGYGEQNLGLETYSQMMDFIYSQGFEREEFFKICRTAEQIEDAYKQLVAQRDSKPFMMDGLVVRVQSIAASEELGYTEKFPKFMVAYKFPAIEKTTRLLDVAFQVGRSGVVTPVGVLEPVNIDGAIVKSATLHNFDEIERLGVQKGDFISIIRSGDVIPKITGVFKQRRDGSQTPIERPRECPVCGSMLLDEGVFIKCQNLECKARVINSLIHFASKKCLNIDGLGEAIVNQLFEAGLVAKIADIYELTVQDLARLEGFKDKKIANLLGAIEASRTPALHSFIASLGIEHIGEVAAKKIAQIYPQNWRELSFGEVAAIEGFGEAMAESYAEFMQVNRQNLDEILRFVSPQAQSFETKQSAISGKTFVITGTLSKGRDEFKRVLEANGAKVSGSVSKKTDFVLYGEEAGSKLDKARELGVKAITEDELRRMIEI from the coding sequence ATGGATAAAAAAGAGTATTTAGAGGCCGTAGATACGCTAAACGCGTGGGCGAAGGCCTACTACACCGACGATGCGCCCATAGCCACCGACGAGGAGTACGACGAGCTTTATCATAAAGTGCTGGAATTTGAGAGAGCAAATCCCGGTGAAATCTCGATGTTTAGTCCGACAAAGCGCGTCGGCGGCGAGGTTAGCGAGGGCTTTATCAAAGCTCGTCACGGCGCGCGCATGTGGTCGATGGAGGATATTTTTAGTTTTGATGAGCTACTAGCGTGGCTAAAGCGCGGCGACAAAGAGGGGCTGGAGTTTGCGCTTCAGCCTAAATTTGACGGCGCGAGCTTAAATTTACTCTACGAAAACGGCGCTCTCGTGCGAGCTATCACGCGCGGCGACGGCATAACGGGCGAGGATGTTACGAGCAACGCCAAAGTCATCAAAAATATCCCGCTGCAAATCGCCTATAACGGTAGGATCGAGATCCGCGGCGAAGTCGTGATCGCTAAAAACGACTTTGACGAGATAAATTTCGCCCGCGCACAAAGGGGCGAGCCGCAGCTATCAAATCCTAGAAATGCGGCCGCCGGCAGCCTGCGCCAGCTAGATAGCACCGTTACGGCGTCGCGCAGGCTGAGGTTTAAGCCATGGGGCTACGGCGAGCAAAATTTGGGCCTTGAAACCTACTCGCAGATGATGGATTTTATCTATTCGCAGGGCTTTGAGCGCGAGGAGTTTTTTAAAATTTGCCGCACTGCCGAGCAGATCGAGGATGCGTATAAACAGCTCGTAGCGCAGCGAGATAGTAAGCCCTTTATGATGGACGGACTCGTGGTGCGCGTGCAGAGTATCGCGGCTAGCGAGGAGCTTGGCTACACGGAGAAATTTCCTAAATTTATGGTCGCGTATAAATTTCCAGCGATCGAAAAGACCACGCGACTGCTTGACGTGGCGTTTCAGGTCGGGCGCAGCGGCGTCGTGACTCCTGTGGGCGTGCTTGAACCCGTAAATATCGACGGCGCAATCGTAAAGTCCGCCACGCTGCATAACTTCGACGAGATCGAGCGCCTAGGCGTGCAAAAGGGCGATTTTATCAGCATTATCCGCTCGGGCGACGTGATACCAAAGATCACGGGCGTCTTTAAACAGCGCAGAGACGGCTCGCAGACTCCGATAGAGAGGCCGCGCGAGTGTCCCGTGTGCGGGTCGATGCTGCTAGACGAGGGCGTTTTTATCAAGTGTCAAAACCTCGAGTGCAAGGCTCGCGTGATAAATTCGCTCATACATTTTGCGAGCAAAAAGTGCCTAAATATCGACGGTCTTGGCGAGGCGATCGTAAATCAGCTTTTTGAAGCGGGTTTAGTCGCCAAAATCGCCGACATCTACGAGCTTACGGTGCAGGATTTGGCGCGGCTAGAGGGCTTTAAGGATAAAAAGATCGCAAATTTACTCGGCGCCATCGAGGCTAGCCGTACGCCGGCTCTACACAGCTTTATAGCAAGCCTTGGCATCGAGCATATCGGCGAGGTAGCTGCCAAAAAGATAGCGCAAATTTACCCGCAAAACTGGCGCGAGCTGAGCTTTGGCGAAGTCGCCGCGATCGAAGGCTTCGGCGAGGCGATGGCGGAGAGTTACGCGGAGTTTATGCAGGTAAATAGGCAAAATTTGGATGAGATTTTGCGTTTCGTTAGCCCGCAAGCGCAGAGTTTTGAGACAAAGCAAAGCGCTATAAGCGGCAAGACGTTTGTGATAACGGGCACGCTTAGTAAGGGCAGGGATGAATTTAAAAGGGTTTTGGAAGCAAACGGCGCGAAAGTAAGCGGCTCGGTAAGTAAGAAAACCGACTTCGTGCTTTACGGCGAGGAGGCGGGCAGCAAGCTGGATAAAGCTCGCGAGCTAGGCGTCAAGGCGATAACCGAGGACGAGCTAAGGCGGATGATTGAGATTTGA
- the folP gene encoding dihydropteroate synthase: protein MKIFKINPQTDFNEICEIIRPSDEGRNLMKKKSAINFFLIKDLRSPAANILKQDALSIGAELVTNRDVILGGANSTALLMATDAQVLALAKKEAAQDFGLKNLAKFLKSPFKKPQRAQIMGVVNVNEDSFNAASRVNEKSGIEKIEAMIEQGAEYIDVGAVSSRPGSKYVGREVEFARLEKILAEIYRLNLYEKAIFSLDSFDPYCLEYALNHGFKMINDITGDVSLCALAARYGASYCLMHMQNSPENMQDNPHYDDLLGEIDAFFEAKIAAAQDLGCRDIVLDVGIGFGKTAEQNMILIKNLEHFLRFGLPLLAGASRKSVINFYSPSEIKDRLPGSLYLHLEAFRNGAQIIRTHDVAEHAQMFRLESAMRKLAAW from the coding sequence ATGAAAATTTTTAAAATCAATCCGCAAACTGATTTTAACGAGATTTGCGAGATTATTCGTCCTAGCGACGAGGGGCGAAATTTGATGAAAAAAAAGTCGGCGATCAACTTTTTTTTGATTAAAGATTTACGCTCGCCGGCTGCAAACATCCTAAAACAAGACGCGCTAAGCATCGGCGCGGAGCTCGTAACTAATCGCGACGTGATTCTGGGCGGCGCAAACTCGACTGCGCTTTTGATGGCGACCGATGCGCAAGTTCTTGCGCTTGCCAAAAAAGAGGCCGCGCAGGATTTCGGCCTAAAAAATTTGGCTAAATTTTTAAAATCTCCGTTTAAAAAACCGCAGCGCGCGCAGATCATGGGCGTCGTAAACGTAAATGAAGATAGCTTTAACGCCGCAAGCCGCGTGAATGAAAAAAGCGGTATCGAAAAAATCGAAGCGATGATCGAGCAGGGCGCCGAGTATATCGATGTGGGCGCAGTTAGCTCGCGTCCCGGCAGCAAATACGTCGGACGCGAGGTTGAGTTTGCCAGGCTTGAAAAGATACTTGCTGAAATTTACCGTCTAAATTTGTACGAAAAAGCGATATTTAGCCTCGATAGCTTTGATCCGTATTGCCTAGAGTACGCGTTAAATCACGGCTTTAAAATGATAAACGACATCACGGGCGACGTTAGCCTCTGCGCTCTAGCGGCGCGGTACGGCGCGAGCTACTGTCTCATGCACATGCAAAACAGCCCCGAAAATATGCAGGATAATCCACATTACGATGATTTGCTTGGCGAGATAGACGCGTTTTTCGAGGCTAAGATCGCCGCGGCGCAGGATCTTGGATGCCGCGATATCGTGCTGGACGTGGGTATCGGCTTTGGCAAGACGGCGGAGCAAAATATGATTTTGATAAAAAATTTGGAGCATTTTTTACGCTTCGGTTTACCGCTTTTAGCTGGCGCTAGCCGTAAATCGGTCATAAATTTTTATAGCCCCAGCGAGATAAAAGACCGCTTGCCGGGCAGCCTCTATCTGCATCTTGAGGCCTTTAGAAACGGCGCGCAGATCATCCGCACGCACGACGTGGCCGAGCATGCGCAGATGTTTAGGCTGGAAAGCGCGATGAGAAAGCTCGCGGCGTGGTAA
- a CDS encoding DNA polymerase III subunit delta': MQSKIVITSDFEALKEEILGLYGVNSVRFFFAEDFLLENAKEVAAEAYIAESEPKLLVLGAKNFRVEAQNSLLKIIEEPPKNIFFIIACESKNMLLLTVRSRLVTENRLEKKQREKTGLDYKRLELKEICSFIDEKSAFERSEKFGKNDLKELIAAIVLEATAQGVKFSADELEYFFKAVRLADLNTKTHALLTPILLMIYEKGLR, from the coding sequence ATGCAAAGCAAAATCGTAATCACGAGCGATTTTGAAGCCTTAAAAGAGGAAATTTTAGGGCTTTACGGCGTAAATTCGGTTAGATTTTTTTTCGCCGAGGACTTTTTGCTAGAAAATGCAAAAGAGGTTGCCGCCGAAGCCTATATCGCGGAGAGCGAGCCTAAGCTGCTAGTTTTGGGCGCTAAAAATTTCCGCGTCGAGGCTCAAAACTCTCTATTAAAAATAATCGAAGAGCCGCCTAAAAATATCTTTTTTATCATAGCCTGTGAGTCGAAAAATATGCTCCTGCTGACCGTTCGTTCGCGTCTGGTTACTGAAAACAGACTCGAAAAAAAGCAGCGCGAAAAAACGGGGCTAGATTACAAACGCCTCGAGCTAAAAGAAATTTGTTCGTTTATCGATGAAAAATCAGCTTTTGAACGCTCCGAAAAGTTTGGCAAAAATGACCTAAAAGAGCTGATCGCCGCGATAGTTCTCGAGGCTACGGCGCAGGGGGTCAAATTTAGCGCCGATGAGCTTGAGTATTTTTTCAAAGCCGTGCGCCTGGCTGATCTAAATACCAAAACTCACGCCCTTCTTACGCCGATACTTCTTATGATTTACGAAAAAGGGCTTAGATGA